The genomic region AGGAAATAATTACCGAACGGATGTTACTGTTGGTACCAATTGCCATGCGTCTCGAACTCATCGAAGGGATCAACAACTGCACGGTAATCAACGACAGCTATAATTCGGATGTGATTTCGCTGGGAATTGCACTCGATTTTTTGAGTCAGCATGCCGGTCAGAAGCAAAAAACAGTAATCCTTTCTGACGTACTACAAAGCGGAAGAAGTGAAATTTACCTATATGGTAAAATTGCAGAAATGCTCAGGCAAAAGCAGGTCAAACGATTGATTGGCATCGGCCCGGCCATCAGCAGGCAGGCAGAACAATTCGACCTGCAAAAGGAATTTTACCAGACAACTGACGAATTTCTTCGCAGCTTTTCTTTTACAAAATTCCAGAATGAAGGGATTTTGTTAAAAGGCGCCCGTATTTTTGAATTCGAGCAAATCAGCCAGGCGTTGCAGCAAAAAGCACACGAAACCGTGTTCGAGATCAACCTGAACGCATTGATTCACAACCTGAATTTCTACCGTTCGAAGCTCAAACCTTCAACCAAACTCATGGCGATGGTCAAAGCCAGCTCCTACGGATATGGTGGTTTTGAAATTGCCAATGCACTTCAGTTTCACAAGGCTGATTATCTCGCTGTGGCTTACGCTGACGAAGCGCTCGAGTTGCGCAGAGCAGGCATCAACCTCCCTATTATGGTGATGAATCCCGATGAAGAAAGCATGGATAGTATCATCGCCTACAATCTCGAACCTGAGATATATAGTTTTAGGGTGCTCGACATGCTTGAGAATGCAATCCGGCGGAATATTATTCCCCGGAACAAGCCAGTCAAAATCCACCTCAAACTCGATACAGGGATGCACCGGCTTGGATTCTGCGATCACGAAACCGGGGAACTCATCAGGCGTGTAAAAGCTAACCCGAGGATTTATGTTGAATCCATATTTACACATCTCGCAGCAACAGATAACCGGGAGCAGCAAGATTTCACCCGTTACCAGATTTCACTTTTCGAAAAGGTTTCCGATAGAATCATTGGTGAAATTAATTATCCGGTTTTAAGGCATGTGCTCAATACTGCAGGGATAAGTGCCTATCCTGAAGCGCAATTCGATATGGTAAGGCTCGGGATAGGACTCTATGGTATTTCTCCAATCGAAGCCGAGCAGCAGGAGCTTCAGAACGTCAGTTCACTAAAATCCACTATCTCACAACTGAAACAGATAAAGCAGGACGAAACTATTGGCTACAACCGTGCAGGTATCGCCCTTCAGGATATGCTTGTGGCAACTGTTCCTGTCGGTTATGCCGACGGGCTGAGCCGCCGTCTGAGTAACGGTCGGGGTCATCTGGTAGTAAAGGAACGCCTCGTACCGATCGTTGGAAACGTTTGCATGGACATGTGCATGATTGATGTGACCGGGCTTGATGTGAAAGAGGGCGAGGAAGTGATCATCTTCGACAACAACCACAGCATTATGCGGCTGGCAGAGGAGATGGACACTATTCCCTACGAAGTAATGACTGCCATTTCAAAACGGGTGAAAAGGGTTTATTTTCAGGAGTAAAAACTTAGCCACATAAAAATGTATTAAAGTTGAATTCCAACTTTAGATAACCTTTTTCAAAATCCAATTTATACTACATTTGCCGCCTCAAATAAAGTTGAAATGGTTTTTAGTAGCGCTGTATTCCTGCTCTATTTTCTACCCGTCTTTTTGCTGGTTTATTATCTGATCGACAGGAAGTATAAGAATTACGCAATCCTGTTTTTCAGCATCTTCTTTTACGCCTGGGGTGCACCGAAATTTATTTTTGCGGTGCTGATTTCTATTTCTGCCAATTTTTATGTCGTTCAACTGATGCACAAACTGCCGGATAAACCTCTCCAAAGGTTACTGCTGGCTATATCGGTGATCATCAACCTGGGGCTGCTCGTCTATTTTAAATATGCCAACTTTTTCCTTGAAAATATCAATACGCTTATCGAGGGCATTTGCCTTGGGAATCCTGTCCACTGGACACGAATAGCCCTACCCATCGGCATCTCCTTTTTCACTTTCCAGTCGCTCACCTATTCGATGGATGTTTACCGAAATGTACACAAACCCCTTAACAGCCTGGGCGATTACATTTTGTACATTCTGATGTTCCCGCAACTCATTGCCGGTCCAATTGTCCGTTTCAACTGGATTGCCGATCAGATCAACAACCGGCAGGAGACCAATGATGATCGGCTGCTGGGTATGTACCGGTTTATTATTGGGCTGTCCAAAAAAGTGTTGATTGCCAATGTCATGGGCGCCGAAGCGGACAGGGTGATGGCGC from Bacteroidales bacterium harbors:
- a CDS encoding bifunctional UDP-N-acetylmuramoyl-tripeptide:D-alanyl-D-alanine ligase/alanine racemase, producing MFQEKFKISEIVAIVKGILLTRQSEDAAIIDILVDSRTLFKTEATLFFALQSKRNDGHKYIEELYNKGLRSFVISNPDFDIQPFPEADFILVKNSLNALQSIAAAHRKKFNIPVIGITGSNGKTIIKEWLYQLLSPGMRVVRSPKSYNSQIGVPLSVWQLESTYQAAIFEAGISEPEEMSHLQKIINPTVGIFTNIGEAHNENFISRQQKVGEKLKLFTKVDTLIYCSDHREVQEVIIRSEILENIRSFTWSRKEPATLQITKTERKEKTKTEIAGFFNAREISITIPFIDEASIENSIHCWAALLHLGINQEIITERMLLLVPIAMRLELIEGINNCTVINDSYNSDVISLGIALDFLSQHAGQKQKTVILSDVLQSGRSEIYLYGKIAEMLRQKQVKRLIGIGPAISRQAEQFDLQKEFYQTTDEFLRSFSFTKFQNEGILLKGARIFEFEQISQALQQKAHETVFEINLNALIHNLNFYRSKLKPSTKLMAMVKASSYGYGGFEIANALQFHKADYLAVAYADEALELRRAGINLPIMVMNPDEESMDSIIAYNLEPEIYSFRVLDMLENAIRRNIIPRNKPVKIHLKLDTGMHRLGFCDHETGELIRRVKANPRIYVESIFTHLAATDNREQQDFTRYQISLFEKVSDRIIGEINYPVLRHVLNTAGISAYPEAQFDMVRLGIGLYGISPIEAEQQELQNVSSLKSTISQLKQIKQDETIGYNRAGIALQDMLVATVPVGYADGLSRRLSNGRGHLVVKERLVPIVGNVCMDMCMIDVTGLDVKEGEEVIIFDNNHSIMRLAEEMDTIPYEVMTAISKRVKRVYFQE
- a CDS encoding MBOAT family protein, whose protein sequence is MVFSSAVFLLYFLPVFLLVYYLIDRKYKNYAILFFSIFFYAWGAPKFIFAVLISISANFYVVQLMHKLPDKPLQRLLLAISVIINLGLLVYFKYANFFLENINTLIEGICLGNPVHWTRIALPIGISFFTFQSLTYSMDVYRNVHKPLNSLGDYILYILMFPQLIAGPIVRFNWIADQINNRQETNDDRLLGMYRFIIGLSKKVLIANVMGAEADRVMALDVATLDSTTAWIGILAYTFQIYFDFAGYSDMAIGLGRMIGFTFPENFNNPYVSRSITEFWRRWHITLGSWKSPCEALAKGNKVESLVIV